A section of the Chelmon rostratus isolate fCheRos1 chromosome 16, fCheRos1.pri, whole genome shotgun sequence genome encodes:
- the LOC121619254 gene encoding piggyBac transposable element-derived protein 3-like, translating to MQTEHDWNDGLPFATPPSPPQPPSPFPRSSSPTSRHNNEGQLEDPRASKHLRVQPEDARASKHQRVQRSQPEEPRAKLQVVKNKDRVFKRSKRPSTAAFPEYTVYRSNAAEFVKQSCPNPMDVFLLMYPPTLREITVEMSNLYSTQTKGKQLNLSMDELLTFYGILIASGYSSVPRRHMYWSADNDVHNESISGAMRRNRFDDIMASVHVVDNTKITDDPFFKVRPIFSELNHSYKIMPFQEWLSVDESMIPYYGRHGCKQFIKGKPIRFGYKVWSLASSSGYMYHMEPYCGSHTLLPETGLGQGPSVIIGLAEQAQVHQGCKFFHDNLFTTFPLMDEMTKRGYGSSGTMRQNRLFDVPFTPLNAFMKLPRGTSEVLCQGEKLLVRWKDNNIVTVATNMDENYTETSVRRWNRHRRAFDNVQQPKCISRYNEHMGGVDLHDLQVS from the coding sequence ATGCAAACAGAGCATGATTGGAATGATGGCCTCCCCTTCGCCAcacccccttcccctccccaaCCTCCTTCCCCCTTTCCCCGTTCCAGCTCCCCCACCTCCCGCCATAACAATGAAGGCCAGCTAGAAGACCCAAGGGCCTCTAAGCACCTGAGGGTCCAACCAGAAGACGCAAGGGCCTCTAAGCACCAAAGGGTTCAGCGAAGTCAGCCAGAAGAACCAAGGGCAAAACTGCAAGTGgtcaaaaataaagacagagtaTTTAAACGATCCAAGAGGCCTTCCACTGCTGCTTTTCCAGAATACACAGTATACAGATCAAATGCTGCAGAATTTGTAAAACAAAGCTGCCCCAACCCAATGGATGTTTTCCTACTGATGTATCCACCCACCCTGAGAGAGATTACAGTTGAAATGTCCAACCTCTACTCCACCCAAACCAAGGGAAAGCAACTGAATCTCAGTATGGATGAGCTCCTCACCTTCTATGGGATCCTAATTGCAAGTGGATACAGCTCTGTCCCAAGAAGACACATGTACTGGTCAGCTGACAATGATGTACACAATGAGAGCATTTCAGGTGCAATGCGGAGAAACCGCTTTGATGACATAATGGCCTCAGTTCATGTGGTTGACAACACCAAGATTACTGATGACCCATTTTTTAAGGTTAGACCCATCTTCTCTGAGCTCAATCACTCATATAAAATCATGCCATTTCAGGAATGGCTGTCAGTGGATGAGAGCATGATCCCATACTACGGCcgacatggatgtaaacaattcATCAAAGGCAAACCAATTCGCTTTGGTTACAAGGTATGGAGCCTCGCCTCATCCAGTGGATACATGTACCACATGGAGCCGTATTGTGGATCACACACTCTCCTCCCAGAGACAGGGTTGGGTCAGGGACCCAGCGTTATCATAGGTTTGGCAGAGCAAGCTCAGGTGCATCAAGGTTGCAAGTTCTTCCATGACAACCTCTTTACCACTTTTCCACTCATGGATGAGATGACAAAAAGAGGATATGGGAGCTCTGGAACAATGAGGCAGAACCGCCTGTTTGATGTCCCATTCACACCACTGAATGCCTTCATGAAGTTACCCAGGGGAACCTCTGAGGTTCTGTGCCAAggagagaagctgctggtgCGTTGGAAAGACAATAACATTGTCACAGTGGCAACAAACATGGATGAAAATTACACTGAGACCTCTGTCAGGAGATGGAACAGGCATCGACGTGCCTTTGACAATGTCCAACAACCAAAATGCATCAGCCGATACAATGAGCACATGGGTGGTGTAGACCTTCACGACCTACAGGTTTCATGA